One window of the Trypanosoma brucei gambiense DAL972 chromosome 3, complete sequence genome contains the following:
- a CDS encoding clathrin coat assembly protein ap19, putative, whose protein sequence is MIRYLLLISRQGKVRLAKWYVSIPNKEKTRIVRELCQTALGRSARFSNVLELRGSKYVCQRYASLYFIACIDKQDNELAILEMIHHFVELLDRYFGNVCELDLIFNFHRAYFVLDEVILGGELEDTSKKSILRQIEMHEAAAEDTELSRGSGTNSSKAR, encoded by the coding sequence ATGATAAGATATCTTTTGCTTATAAGTCGCCAAGGCAAAGTACGGTTGGCGAAGTGGTACGTTTCCATAccgaacaaagaaaaaacccGAATTGTTCGTGAACTTTGCCAAACCGCTTTGGGTCGTTCCGCCCGTTTCTCCAACGTGTTGGAGCTCCGCGGCTCCAAATATGTTTGCCAGCGGTATGCgtctctttattttattgcctGCATTGACAAGCAAGACAATGAATTGGCAATTTTGGAGATGATTCACCACTTCGTAGAGCTATTGGACCGATACTTTGGCAATGTTTGCGAGCTGGACCTTATCTTCAACTTCCACCGGGCATATTTTGTGCTTGACGAAGTTATTTTGGGAGGGGAATTGGAAGACACAAGTAAGAAATCAATATTACGGCAGATTGAAATGCACGAGGCGGCAGCGGAGGACACGGAATTATCCAGAGGATCCGGCACAAATTCCTCAAAGGCACGCTAA
- a CDS encoding RNA-binding protein, putative produces the protein MMPCKSFPPSSKLLRHRSSELYSRDNLFMCNLSAAVDEAVLKQIFSPYGEILSAAVMRNIHTGDSLGTAFVRFATTEQARAALVGCHGRVVCGRVLSVQWAKRQHDGTPVGEARKKIVKLFIRNIPLDVGPEDVQRLFERFGTVESVSLHKDTAAATPTTDNSRPQRRIAFVTFTESGVADRAAEAVHNTRPFPSHGSVPLMVKLAEDHSERRLAAAAAVAGGGSGHNSSSFCVPQPRFVGRQQPKVLRPPSGERLPVQPLCVLGSKGSGPSPILRSPNIVAATRGDDFMDIAVGRWKMPEPLSTTINTCCTVAPQAPVGTNGKFFTVSGSGLCAASRSAISCSICESKKGMRYTHEPYRSVVCNPTGIPVPPSPVD, from the coding sequence ATGATGCCGTGCAAGTCATTTCCTCCGTCCTCTAAATTATTGAGGCATCGGTCAAGCGAACTTTATAGCCGTGACAATTTATTCATGTGTAACTTATCGGCTGCCGTGGATGAAGCGGTGCTTAAGCAAATCTTTTCGCCATATGGAGAAATTCTTTCTGCGGCTGTAATGCGAAATATTCATACGGGTGACAGTCTCGGAACGGCTTTTGTGCGTTTCGCCACAACAGAACAGGCGCGTGCGGCTCTGGTGGGTTGTCATGGGCGAGTGGTTTGTGGCCGTGTGCTGTCGGTTCAATGGGCGAAGAGGCAACACGATGGCACTCCCGTAGGCGAGGCCCGAAAGAAAATTGTGAAGTTATTCATACGTAACATTCCTTTGGATGTGGGACCTGAAGATGTGCAACGTCTCTTTGAACGTTTCGGTACTGTGGAGAGCGTATCACTGCACAAAgacactgctgctgcaactccCACTACTGACAACAGCCGACCCCAACGCCGCATTGCATTTGTGACATTTACGGAATCTGGTGTTGCTGATCGTGCAGCTGAGGCTGTACACAACACTCGTCCCTTCCCATCTCATGGTTCCGTCCCATTAATGGTAAAACTTGCAGAAGATCATTCGGAGCGCCGgctcgctgctgccgctgctgtggcTGGTGGAGGTTCGGGGCATAACTCCTCATCATTTTGTGTTCCTCAGCCCCGTTTTGTTGGCCGACAGCAGCCAAAAGTTCTGCGCCCCCCATCGGGCGAACGTTTGCCCGTGCAACCGCTTTGTGTTTTGGGCTCGAAAGGAAGCGGCCCATCACCAATTCTCCGCTCTCCAAATATTGTGGCAGCTACGCGAGGTGAtgattttatggatattgcGGTTGGGCGTTGGAAAATGCCGGAACCCCTTTCTACTACAATAAACACATGTTGTACCGTTGCGCCACAGGCTCCGGTTGGAACCAATGGTAAATTTTTTACAGTTTCAGGTAGTGGACTCTGCGCGGCATCGCGATCAGCCATAAGTTGTTCCATATGTGAGAGCAAAAAAGGCATGAGGTACACTCATGAACCATACCGAAGCGTTGTGTGTAACCCCACTGGCATTCCGGTGCCGCCTTCACCAGTGGATTAA